Proteins encoded in a region of the Rutidosis leptorrhynchoides isolate AG116_Rl617_1_P2 chromosome 9, CSIRO_AGI_Rlap_v1, whole genome shotgun sequence genome:
- the LOC139869214 gene encoding uncharacterized protein, which yields MESSNVMNEGVDIELPISSVMEACDRYSNTLYGYFIGKRVVYPVVKNYVMNTWAKYGIEKTMMNSKGFYFFKFVTSKGMLDVLENGPWMIRTVPIMLNKWAANVWLTKEDLSKVPGWVKLFDVPFTGYTEDGLSMIASKVGKPIMLDSYTSTMCVEAWGRPNYARAMIEISAESELRTNLKVGTPGINGASSLVDTVTIEYEWKPPRCSGCKVFGHRDAQCRKNIPVQPATKVIDSDGFQSVKPSKVVTLNKK from the coding sequence ATGGAGAGTTCTAATGTGATGAATGAAGGAGTTGACATTGAGTTACCTATCTCTTCGGTTATGGAAGCTTGTGATCGTTATAGTAATACATTATACGGTTACTTTATCGGGAAGCGAGTCGTTTACCCGGTTGTTAAGAACTATGTGATGAATACGTGGGCCAAGTATGGCATCGAGAAAACTATGATGAACTCGAAAGGATTTTATTTTTTCAAGTTTGTAACGTCTAAAGGTATGCTTGATGTCCTGGAAAACGGCCCGTGGATGATACGTACAGTCCCTATAATGTTGAATAAATGGGCGGCTAATGTTTGGTTGACGAAAGAGGACTTGTCTAAAGTGCCGGGTTGGGTGAAGTTGTTTGACGTTCCCTTTACAGGTTATACTGAAGATGGTCTTAGTATGATAGCGTCGAAGGTTGGAAAGCCAATCATGTTGGATTCTTACACAAGCACGATGTGTGTGGAGGCTTGGGGTCGCCCGAATTACGCTAGGGCTATGATTGAAATTAGTGCAGAAAGTGAGTTAAGGACTAACTTGAAAGTTGGAACGCCTGGGATTAATGGTGCTAGCAGTTTAGTCGATACGGTTACTATTGAATATGAGTGGAAGCCTCCAAGATGCTCGGGCTGTAAAGTGTTTGGTCATAGGGATGCGCAATGCCGGAAAAATATCCCGGTTCAGCCAGCTACAAAAGTTATCGATAGTGATGGTTTTCAATCTGTAAAACCTTCGAAGGTGGTCACGCTGAATAAGAAATAG
- the LOC139866406 gene encoding ACT domain-containing protein ACR9-like: MYNTHRLWYTKTSKNELKNIVQFSIKPRLIRHASFPVMGMMSWDDDVLIEEGKNSEEPTVVTVNCPDKAGLGCDLVRNVLEFGLYVTRGDFSTDGKWCYIVLWVVSRPSSLKIDWESLKKRLLACCPSFLPAFYLNQLPNRSKPASIYVLKVFSLDRKGLIHDVTQVLCERELTIQRLKVMTTPDGKVLDLFFITDHLDLLHTDIRREETCQHLSGVLGECCISCEIQLAGPEYECQQGFSSISEEITDELFSCELSTKEDCSQTLSSDISNVKKAVITVDNLTSPAHTLLQIHCLDQKALIYDILKISKDLNIRIAHGRISTSVNGYRSLDLFIQKDDGKKIIDSESQVALCTRLKEEMLHPLRVTITNRGPDTELLVANPVELSGKGRPRVFYDVTFALKTLGICIFSAEVGRHSTSDREWEVYRFRLDETRGSSSTSKYAKLDIVDKVRSTLMGW; encoded by the exons ATGTATAACACCCATCGTTTATGGTATACAAAAACAAGCAAAAATGAACTAAAAAACATCGTTCAATTCAGTATAAAACCAAGGTTAATTAGACACGCATCGTTTCCAGTAATGGGGATGATGTCGTGGGACGACGACGTTTTAATCGAAGAAGGCAAAAATTCCGAGGAACCAACTGTCGTAACCGTGAACTGCCCCGATAAAGCCGGACTCGGATGCGACCTTGTACGGAATGTGCTTGAATTCGGACTTTATGTTACTCGTGGTG ATTTCTCTACGGATGGGAAATGGTGTTACATTGTGTTATGGGTTGTTTCGCGTCCAAGCTCACTGAAGATTGATTGGGAGAGCTTAAAAAAGCGGCTTTTAGCTTGTTGTCCATCTTTTTTGCCTGCGTTTTATCTAAATCAGTTACCGAATCGTTCTAAGCCAGCAAGTATATATGTCTTGAAGGTTTTCTCCTTGGACCGTAAAGGGTTAATTCATG ATGTGACACAAGTGCTTTGTGAGCGCGAGTTAACAATTCAACGATTAAAAGTTATGACAACCCCGGATGGCAAGGTCTTGGACCTCTTCTTTATTACCGATCACTT GGACTTGTTGCACACAGATATTAGGCGAGAAGAGACATGTCAGCACCTTAGTGGTGTGTTAGGAGAGTGTTGTATTAGCTGCGAAATTCAGTTAGCGGGGCCCGAGTACGAATGCCAACAAGGATTTTCATCCATTTCAGAAGAAATCACTGATGAATTGTTCAGCTGTGAACTGTCCACAAAGGAAGATTGTTCACAAACTCTTAGCTCAGACATTTCGAATGTTAAGAAGGCAGTTATAACTGTAGATAATTTAACGAGCCCAGCTCATACTTTGCTTCAAATACATTGCCTTGATCAAAAGGCTCTCATCTATGACATTTTGAAGATCTCTAAGGACCTCAATATCCGG ATTGCGCATGGAAGAATCTCTACAAGCGTTAATGGGTACCGGAGTTTGGATTTGTTTATTCAGAAAGACGACGGGAAGAAGATTATCGACAGTGAGAGCCAGGTTGCTTTATGTACCAGACTTAAGGAAGAAATGTTACATCCGTTGAGAGTTACCATCACGAACCGTGGCCCTGATACCGAACTTTTAGTTGCTAATCCCGTCGAGCTTTCTGGAAAAGGAAGACCACGTGTTTTCTATGATGTCACGTTTGCGTTAAAGACGCTTGGGATATGCATCTTCTCG GCGGAAGTTGGAAGACACTCGACATCAGATCGCGAGTGGGAAGTGTACAGGTTCCGATTGGACGAAACGCGAGGATCGTCATCAACTAGCAAATATGCTAAATTGGATATAGTTGATAAAGTCAGGTCAACACTTATGGGATGGTAA
- the LOC139869213 gene encoding uncharacterized protein — MREKTVITIHPAVTTSNHRDNNNSKITTTSAVDREEGELPAPENDEVAGSHFQGSTIVRRALSSKDTNVEMGSSALIHNPTHTAITSRTSMHSKKRTGTEKKRVPFVISFSDDDSDSDSKEDMTENTVESDEVAKGVMKNKMLSTSLANSQMVQRTANTNIKMPKNLSISRTVSSMNRANGTFSKNGGSTSAGVKTHLKKSNPPSKAISAPNKVQDLRQLIAIRENESKSKSGKLDKEVASSAPKSSTAMNRKINAVRIRESTQGVLGEPKEPEKKRLKVAESSTRALMSVGKHDKTVSESTSGAKIPAIGIDSLKGKYDRRQKGIIGERGQSSKMQPINEVKNLSIPPLHPPSGSGIIRKSRPHNRAESSTPLMGKADIISPSTQVQRMNLHCREVEIKYKAHTSIKNLICSSTLNSDCIHLTDEYGSLNNSSFLNHFGAANTSATGNMDIRSLLEIEELQDKELDEAQVYRRKCEIEERNAFKAYRKAQRNLAEANTRCSYLYSKIRSNMMNDSSTFLTNMSHQHSGANMNSITNMSENNMPHHQVRNETEDGKNVDSESCSEQDTSGSEPREHKGSDSSNGEGVLSGERAEVDNESVTSDPTEDSLLLEATLRSQLFARLGIRISKKNETDQIMEPATVEREDGEIMEDDEIVPSDTDQHQLYESGDIVRSEKSICELPLGMKDQCDVVVYPPVCYGSFLTEPVMRTTFGHVKFSVALNSMQPHTDAILDEKKVSSVSGAHHTDFLANVKTLSLLEVYASEVGSYSNSLAINPFWPLCMFELRGKCNDDECPMQHARNYSSKSNDCNRNDSTGSLNVTPPTYLVCLDSLKSGSHPYKYLVAQSLEQRWQKYFSASLVVSSSIFADLHPGEPCLHSPETRIDVHGVWNRQLSYFHGNNANEGHPEKHMDDTYQPVEIALHNLSRDVNKQRGRREALRVLAQALEQHPTSVLLWIVYLHIYYSNQKSIGKDDLFRYAVGYNQSSYELWLMFINSRKKLDDRLRGYDTALSALCRHAFAPDRNPELDSECILDMYLQMLNFLCSCGQVNNAIQKAYTLLTFTKTSTDLLPELHTRLTVPDKYVLWVCCIYLILYKKLPDTIVQQFECQKELSAIEWPSVHLTPDESMQAIKLIELASEYFDNISDQIKKGIKSAEFFAVNHIKCTALLKGFDPCKSLLKKYIQLFPSCLELILLSVRVNGFDSTESTFAAFEEVLANWVGESGIQCVWNQYAESALENGRLDFAKELMERWFTSISEFHHPETKTLNISAWISSLNQTDIVFGLLNLALHKQLQNDHTEARIAIEQLIELASSTDYNRCVREHAMFSFKNGFGNRFGKAQLDSFLNMLNRYLMDPRASPSVKPLSRSFIRNIGDPKTQKIVANLLCPVSSDSSLLNLVLESCFGPSLLPFQVSERLTDDVDFAEALMELRPANYQLALSICKNLSEANVSISFWASAQLIDSLFQAVPVASESVWVEASSLLHNVAGFKSMLESFHRKALSVYPFSVRLWKSYLALDVNNTKKTNEVVKMAREKGIKL, encoded by the exons ATGAGAGAGAAAACAGTTATTACAATTCATCCTGCTGTCACAACATCAAATCACCGTGACAATAACAATTCAAAAATCACTACAACTTCGGCTGTAGACAGAGAAGAAGGCGAACTACCTGCACCTGAAAATGAC GAGGTAGCAGGTTCTCATTTCCAAGGTAGCACCATTGTTCGGAGGGCTTTATCGAGCAAGGATACCAATGTTGAGATGG GGTCATCTGCTCTAATTCACAATCCTACACACACTGCTATAACTTCAAGAACTTCTATGCATTCGAAGAAACGTACAGGTACAGAGAAGAAACGAGTGccatttgtgattagtttttcagatGATGATAGTGACAGTGACTCTAAAGAAGACATGACAGAAAACACAGTTGAGTCTGATGAGGTGGCAAAAGGAGTCATGAAGAATAAAATGTTGTCCACTTCATTGGCTAACTCACAGATGGTGCAACGAACTGCCAACACTAACATCAAAATGCCCAAAAATTTATCAATAAGTCGTACTGTCTCGTCAATGAACCGAGCTAATGGAACCTTTTCCAAGAATGGTGGAAGCACATCTGCTGGCGTAAAAACACATCTTAAGAAATCTAATCCCCCAAGCAAAGCAATATCAGCCCCAAATAAAGTCCAAGATTTAAGGCAGTTGATTGCGATTCGTGAAAATGAGTCGAAGAGTAAATCTGGCAAGCTTGATAAGGAGGTAGCTTCTAGTGCACCAAAGAGTAGTACAGCTATGAATCGAAAAATCAATGCTGTAAGGATCAGAGAATCTACTCAAGGTGTACTTGGTGAACCTAAGGAGCCAGAGAAGAAACGTCTTAAAGTTGCCGAGTCATCTACAAGGGCTTTAATGTCTGTTGGTAAACATGACAAGACTGTTTCAGAGTCAACATCAGGGGCCAAAATACCTGCAATTGGAATCGATAGTCTGAAGGGTAAATATGATAGGCGTCAAAAAGGAATTATAGGTGAGCGAGGGCAGTCTAGTAAAATGCAGCCGATAAACGAAGTGAAAAATCTTTCCATCCCTCCATTGCATCCGCCATCAG GTAGCGGCATAATCAGGAAGAGCAGGCCACATAATAGGGCGGAGTCTTCTACCCCTTTAATGGGTAAAGCTGATATAATATCTCCAAGTACACAGGTACAGAGAATGAATTTACATTGCAGAGAAGTTGAAATCAAATACAAAGCTCACACATCCATTAAAAATTTGATATGTTCGTCTACTCTCAATTCTGACTGCATTCATCTTACTGATGAATAT GGATCTTTGAACAATTCAAGCTTCTTAAATCATTTTGGTGCTGCCAACACATCAGCAACTGGTAATATGGATATCAGATCACTGCTCGAAATTGAGGAGTTACAAGACAAGGAGCTGGATGAAGCACAAGTGTATCGGCGCAAATGTGAAATTGAAGAAAGAAATGCCTTTAAAGCTTATCGCAAGGCCCAAAGAAATTTAGCTGAGGCTAACACCAGATGTTCTTATCTTTATTCCAAAATTCGGTCTAATATGATGAATGACTCAAGTACTTTCTTAACAAATATGTCACATCAGCATAGTGGAGCTAATATGAACTCCATAACCAACATGTCGGAAAATAACATGCCACATCATCAAGTGCGTAATGAGACTGAAGATGGAAAAAATGTAGATTCTGAATCATGCAGTGAACAAGATACTAGTGGATCAGAGCCTCGGGAACATAAAGGTAGTGATTCTAGTAATGGGGAAGGAGTATTAAGTGGCGAAAGGGCTGAAGTAGATAATGAATCGGTGACCTCGGACCCCACTGAGGACTCGTTGCTTCTTGAAGCAACATTGAGGTCTCAACTGTTTGCAAGGTTAGGAATTAgaatttcaaagaagaatgaaacgGATCAGATCATGGAACCTGCTACTGTTGAAAGAGAGGATGGAGAAATAATGGAAGATGATGAAATCGTGCCTTCTGATACTGATCAACACCAGCTTTATGAATCTGGAG atattgtGAGATCTGAGAAGAGTATATGTGAGCTCCCTTTGGGTATGAAGGACCAGTGTGATGTTGTCGTATATCCTCCTGTCTGTTATGGATCTTTTTTGACTGAGCCAGTTATGAGGACTACTTTTGGTCATGTAAAGTTCTCAGTCGCGTTGAATTCTATGCAACCACATACTGATGCTATTTTAGATGAGAAAAAAGTTTCTAGTGTTTCTGGGGCCCACCATACTGATTTCTTAGCCAATGTGAAGACGCTCTCTTTATTGGAGGTGTATGCGAGTGAAGTTGGTTCTTACTCTAACAGCTTAGCAATCAATCCCTTTTGGCCTCTTTGCATGTTTGAACTAAGAGGTAAATGCAATGATGATGAGTGTCCTATGCAACATGCCAGAAATTATTCATCCAAAAGCAATGATTGTAACCGGAATG ATAGTACAGGTTCTCTTAATGTGACTCCACCTACGTATCTTGTGTGTTTAGACAGTCTGAAATCTGGTTCACACCCGTATAAGTATCTTGTAGCTCAAAGTCTCGAACAGCGTTGGCAGAAATATTTCAGTGCTTCGTTGGTTGTTTCAAGTTCAATTTTTGCTGATTTGCACCCAGGTGAGCCGTGTCTGCATAGTCCTGAAACACGCATTGATGTCCATGGGGTTTGGAATCGACAATTATCGTATTTTCATGGTAACAATGCCAATGAG GGCCATCCAGAAAAGCATATGGATGATACTTATCAACCCGTTGAGATAGCTCTTCATAATCTCAGTAGAGACGTTAACAAGCAGAGGGGACGCAGAGAG GCTCTTAGAGTCCTCGCTCAAGCCCTTGAGCAACACCCTACATCTGTACTTTTATGGATTGTGTATTTGCACATTTACTATAGCAATCAGAAGTCAATTGGAAAAGACGACCTGTTTCGATATGCA GTTGGGTACAATCAATCATCTTATGAGCTCTGGCTGATGTTCATCAATAGTCGCAAAAAACTTGATGATCGGTTGCGTGGTTACGACACTGCTCTTTCTGCACTTTGTCGGCATGCATTTGCTCCGGATCGAAATCCCGAGCTTGATAGTGAATGCATCTTAGATATGTACTTACAAATGCTGAACTTTTTATGCTCTTGTGGTCAAGTCAACAATGCTATCCAAAAAGCCTACACACTCTTAACCTTCACAAAAACATCAACTGATCTGCTTCCCGAACTTCATACACGCCTAACGGTACCCGACAAATATGTCTTATGGGTTTGTTGCATATACTTGATCCTCTATAAGAAATTACCAGATACCATTGTGCAACAGTTTGAATGTCAAAAAGAATTATCCGCAATCGAATGGCCTTCTGTTCATTTAACACCTGATGAGAGTATGCAAGCAATCAAACTGATCGAACTCGCCAGCGAGTATTTTGATAACATTTCAGATCAGATCAAAAAGGGAATAAAATCAGCCGAGTTTTTTGCTGTTAATCACATTAAGTGCACAGCTCTCCTTAAGGGTTTTGATCCTTGCAAGAGTTTGTTGAAGAAGTACATTCAATTGTTCCCGTCATGTTTGGAACTCATTCTTCTATCGGTACGGGTCAATGGATTTGACTCTACTGAGTCAACATTTGCAGCATTTGAAGAGGTTTTGGCTAATTGGGTTGGAGAATCTGGAATACAGTGTGTTTGGAACCAATATGCCGAATCTGCCCTTGAGAATGGAAGACTCGATTTTGCAAAAGAGTTAATGGAACGATGGTTTACCTCTATTTCTGAGTTTCATCATCCAGAAACCAAAACTCTAAATATCAGTGCCTGGATATCTAGTTTGAACCAGACTGATATTGTTTTCGGGCTGCTTAATCTCGCCTTACATAAGCAGTTGCAAAATGATCATACAGAAGCTCGTATTGCCATCGAACAGTTGATAGAACTCGCCTCTTCTACTGACTACAACCGTTGTGTAAGAGAGCATGCAATGTTTTCGTTCAAAAACGGGTTCGGTAACCGGTTTGGAAAAGCCCAATTAGACAGCTTCTTGAACATGTTGAACCGTTATCTAATGGATCCACGAGCTTCCCCTTCTGTTAAACCACTTTCTAGAAGCTTCATCAGGAACATTGGCGATCCAAAAACGCAAAAAATAGTTGCCAATCTCTTGTGTCCGGTCTCATCAGATTCTTCTTTGTTGAATCTCGTTCTCGAATCATGCTTTGGCCCGTCTCTGTTGCCATTTCAAGTTTCTGAAAGGCTAACAGATGATGTGGATTTTGCCGAAGCGCTAATGGAGTTAAGGCCTGCAAATTATCAGCTAGCACTTTCTATTTGTAAGAACTTATCAGAAGCTAATGTTAGCATTTCATTCTGGGCGAGCGCACAGTTGATCGATTCTCTGTTTCAAGCAGTCCCAGTTGCTTCAGAGTCTGTATGGGTTGAGGCATCAAGTTTGTTACATAATGTGGCGGGTTTTAAGTCTATGTTAGAGAGTTTTCACAGAAAGGCGTTGTCTGTTTACCCATTTTCAGTACGGCTCTGGAAGTCTTATCTTGCGTTGGATGTTAATAATACTAAGAAGACAAATGAAGTTGTTAAAATGGCCCGGGAAAAGGGTATCAAGCTTTGA